The genomic DNA CGGGCCGGCGCCGATGTGCAGCGGGCCGGTGTCGGTATCGAGCACGTACTCGCGGTAGCCCTCGACCAGCATCACCTCGGGCATCGCCTCGACGGCCGCGACCTCGTCGGCCGACAGCGGGATCACCACGCCGTTGACCGCGTACTGCATGCGCTTCTCGGCCGCCACCGCGCGCCCGAGGCGCCGGGCAATCGCGCCTTCAAGTACCTGCTGGCGCTGGCGCAGGTGGGTCACGTAGGAGCGCGCGTTGGTGCCACGGGCGTCGATGCGCTGCTTGCCGCGCGTGTCGCGACGCCGTTCCGGCGCGGCGAGGCCGGGGGTGCCGCCCTCGTAGGCGGCGAGCGCGGGTTCGCGGAACACCACGATGTGCGGCTGCGGTGCATCCGGCTGGGCACCCGCTCCGCCGCCTCCACCCCTGCGGCCGGCGGCGGTCGCCGCGGCCCCGGGGTCTGCGGATGCCGCACCTGCGGCGGTCGTGGCGACGGTGCCCGGCCCACTCCCGGAACCGGATGGAAAGCTGACGATTGCGGCAAAGGCCAGTCCCGAGAACAGGACGGCCAGACCGGTCATGCGGACAGGCGACATGATGGATTTCCCCGATGGCGTTCACGATCGGAACGACGACGGCGCCCGGAAGCGGCCATCGCCCCGTACCCGGCTCGCGTGCGCCACCCCCTGTCCGGCGGCGCGGCCTGTCGCCGGTTATACACCGGCCCGCGGCGATGCGCGCGGATCACCTCTGGGATTGGATCAGCGTGCGGCGGCGCCCCCGCGCATCAGCAGCAGCCAGCTCGCCACCACCCAGATGCTCGCCGCCATCCAGCCGGCAATGATGTCCGAGGGGTAATGCACACCGAGATACACCCGCGACAGCCCCACCATCGGCACGAACACCGCCATCGCCGCCAGCACCGGCCAGCGCCAGCGCGTGGGCCAGCACAGCAGCACCAGCACCAGTGCCAGCGACATCGAGCCCATGGCGTGGCCGCTGGGGAAACTGTAGGTGGTCTCGGGCGCGATCGATTCCCACAACGTCGGGCGCTCGCGCGCGAAGGTCAGCTTGGTGGCGACGTTCAGCAGCCCGGCGCCCCCCAGCGCCACCGCGGCGAACACCGCCGCGCGGAACCGCCGACGCCACAGCAGCACCAGCACCACGACGACGTCGGCCGGCACCACACCCCAGCTGTGGCCGATGGCGGAGAAGAACAGGAACAGCCGGTCGAAGCCGTCGCGCGCCATCGCCTGCGCGAACAGCAGCAGGGGCTCGTCGAACGGAATGGCCTCGGCCTCGTGGACCTCGTCGGCGAGTTCGGCGAATACCCACATGGGCAGCAGCACGCCGGCAAACAGCAATGCGAGGGCGAATCCGTGCCTGCGCAGCACCGCGGACGCGGTGTCGCGCAGCCCGCGTCCCCGCGCCGGTTCAGGCGATCGCGGGGTGCCGCCCATAACGCCGGTCGACGTACTCGTCGATCAGCCCGATGAACTCCCGGGCGATGTTGTCGCCGCGCAGGGTCACGGCCTTCTCGCCATCCACGAACACCGGCGCCGACGGCGCCTCGCCGGTCCCCGGCAGCGAGATGCCGATATTGGCGTGGCGCGATTCGCCGGGGCCGTTGACCACGCAGCCCATCACCGCAAGGGTCATGGTCTCCGCCCCCGGATGGGTGATCTTCCACTCCGGCATCTTTCCGCGCACGTGTTCCTGCACCACCTGCGCGAGCTCCTGGAAGAACTCCGACGTGGTGCGGCCGCAGCCCGGGCAGGCGGTGACCATCGGCGTGAACGCGCGCAGGCCCATGGTCTGCAGCAGTTCCTGCGCGACCACCACTTCCTGGGTGCGCGACGCGCCCGGCTCGGGCGTCAGCGAAATGCGGATGGTGTCGCCGATGCCTTCCTGCAGCAGCACCGCGAGCGCGGCGCTGGAACCGACGATGCCCTTGCTGCCGATACCGGCCTCGGTGAGCCCCAGATGCAGAGCGAAGTCCGAGCGGGTGGCGAGATCGCGATACACCGCGATCAGCTCCTGCACGCCGCTGACCTTGGCCGACAGCACGATGCGCTCGCGCGGCAGCCCCAGTTCCACGGCGCGTTCGGCGGAATCGAGAGCGGAACGGATCAGTGCCTCGCGCAGCACGCGCCCCGCATCCCAGGGCTGCGCGCGGCGCGCGTTCTCGTCCATCAGCTGCGCGGCGAGCACCTGGTCGAGCGAACCCCAGTTGGCGCCGATGCGCACCGCCTTGCCGTGGCGCGCCGCAAGCTCGATCAGCTGCGCGAACTGCAGGTCCTTCTTCTTGCCGAAGCCGACGTTGCCCGGGTTGATGCGGTACTTCGCCAGCGCCTCGGCACAGGCCGGCTCGCGTTCGAGCAGCTGGTGGCCGTTGTAGTGGAAGTCGCCGATGATCGGCACCTCCACGCCCTGCATGGCCAGCCGCTCGACGATGCGCGGCACCGCGGCTGCCGATTCCGGGTTGTTGACGGTGATGCGTACCAGCTCGGAGCCCGCGCGCCAGAGTTCGGCGATCTGCTTCGCGGTGCCGGCGATGTCGGCGGTATCGGTATTGGTCATCGACTGCACGACGACCGGGGCATCGCCGCCCACGGCCACCTGCCCGATCCGCACCTGGCGGGTGACGCGACGCGGCGCCGGACCGAAGCGATCGGTCACGGGAAGGGACGGCAGGGGCTGGGGTTGCGCGGACATGCGCGCATTTTAGCGGCACCCGCCGTCCGCGGGATGACGGTGCCCGCAACGGTGCGGGCACCGCTGCATGCGCTAGTGGCTGTCGTTTCCGTGGCCACCACCGTGTGCACCATGCCCGGTCGCCGAGCGCACCTCGAATTCCACCGGCACGCGGCCGGCACGTTCGAACACCAGCGCCGCGGGCACCCGGCTGCCGATGGCCAACTCCGCCTGCGGTTCCATCAGCATCAGGTGGTAGCCACCCGGCCTCAGCTCGACGTGGGCGCCGGGCGGCAACTCCAGCCCGGCTTCCAGCTGGCGCATGCGCATCATGCCGTCCTCCTCGCGCATCTCATGGATCTCCACACGGGTGGCCGCATCGGTCTCCACCGCCAGCAGGCGGTCGGCCTCCGGCCCGCCGTTGCGGATGCCGAGATACCCGGCCGCGACCGCCGCGGGAGGCGGCGGCAGGCGGATCCACGGTGCCTGGATGGCGATCCCGGCCTGCGCGGCATCGGCCGCCAGGGCCTCATCGGCAGCAGTCCCGATACCGGGCGGCGGCGCATCGACGGTTGCGGGCGGCGCCGCCTGGTTGCAGGCGGCCAGCGACAGCGCGGCCAATGCCGGCAGGAGTGCATTGCGGATGTTCAATTCAACCTCCAGGGGTTCCGGACCCGCTGGGCAAGTGGCGCAGGGCAGGTCGTGACGGAATGGACGCGACAGTATCGCCGCTGCGTCGTTCGGCGTCGCCCCGCGCACCTCGCGCTGCGTGGGGGCCGGTATCCTGTCGCGCATGCATACGCCACCCGTCGCGGACGTCCTCACCCCGAGCCAGCTCAATACCCTCGCCCGCAGCCTGCTGGAGGACACGTTCCCGGCGGTGCTGGTGGAAGGCGAACTCGGCAACGTCTCCCGCCCGGCCTCGGGCCATCTGTACTTCACGCTCAAGGATGCGCGCGCGCAAGTGCGTTGCGCGATGTTCAAGCCCAAGAGCCAGTGGCTGCGCTTCCAGCCCCGCGAGGGCATGCAGGTGCTGGCGCGCGGGCGGCTGACGCTGTACGAGGCGCGCGGCGACTACCAGCTGATCCTCGACAGCCTCGAGGAGGCCGGCGAAGGCGCGCTGCGGCGTGCATTCGACGAGCTCAAGGCGAAGCTGCAGGCCGAAGGCCTGTTCGACGCCGCGCGCAAGCGGCCGCTGCCGGCGTGGATCGGGCGCCTGGGCGTCATCACCTCGCCGGGCGGCGCGGCGGTGCGCGACGTGCTGAGCGTGCTGGGCCGCCGCTTCCCGCTGCTCGAGGTCGAGATCCTGCCGGTGCTGGTACAGGGCAGCGGTGCGGCGCCGCAGATCGTCGAGATGCTGCAGCGTGCCGGCGCCAGCGGACGCTATGACGCCCTGCTGCTGACCCGCGGTGGTGGCTCGCTGGAAGACCTGTGGGCCTTCAACGAGGAACCGGTGGTGCGTGCGGTCGCGGCGTCGCCGGTGCCGGTGGTGGCGGCGATCGGCCACGAGACCGACTCCAGCCTGGCGGAATTCGCCGCCGACTTGCGCGCACCCACGCCGTCGGCCGCCGCCGAACTGCTGGTGCCGGACCGCATCGACCTGGAGGCGCGGCTGCGCGTGTTGCAGCGCCGCCACGCCGGCATGATCGAACACCGCCTGCGCCAGGCCGCGCAACGTGCCGACCGCGCGTTCCTGCGCCTGCACGCGCTGCGCCCGCAGGCACGCATCCAGGCGCTGGCGGCGCGCCGCGACGAGGCGCTGCGGCGGCTGCATACCGCCTGGGCGATCTGCCTAGAACGCCGCCAGGCGCGCGTTCGGCATGCGCAGGCGGACCTGCGCCGGCACCATCCGCAACAGCGCCTGGCCGCGTTGCAGGCACGCCTCGCCGCCACCCGGCCGCGCCTGCAGGCCGCGCTGCCGCGCCGCCTTCGCCACGACCGTGCGCGCCTGCAGGCCCTGGTGCGTGCACTGTCGGCGGTGAGCCCGCTGGCCACCGTCGCCCGCGGCTACGCGATCCTGCAGCACGACAACGGTCGCGTGGTGCGCGGCGTCGACGATGCACGGCCGGGTGATGCACTGCGCGCACGCGTGGCCGACGGCGAGTTGCGGGTACGCGTGGAGCCCGACGCCAACGCCGATTGATCACCGGCGCCGCGGTCGCCCGCCGATCACGCCGCCGGCGGCACACTGGCCGTGTCCCGTACCGGATCATCTGCATGACCAAGGCATCGGATCTTTTCGTCGCCGCGCTCGAGTCGCATGGCGTCGAGTACGTGTTCGGCATCCCCGGCGAGGAGAACCTCGACCTGCTGGAATCGCTGCGCAAGTCCGGTATCCGGCTGGTGCTCACCCGCCACGAGCAGGCCGCCGGCTTCATGGCCGCCACCATCGGGCGGCTCACCGGCCGCGCGGGCGCGTGCCTGGCGACACTCGGCCCGGGCGCGACCAACCTGGTCACCGCGGCGGCCTACGCACAGCTGGGCGCGATGCCGATGTTCATGGTGACCGGGCAGAAGCCCATCCGCAGCAGCAAGCAGGGGCATTTCCAGATCGTCGACGTGGTCGACATGATGCGTCCGCTCACCAAGTACACGCGGCAGATCGTCTCCGCCGACAGCATACCCGCCCAGGTGCGCGAGGCGCTGCGCTGCGCCGAACAGGAACGCCCCGGCGCGGTGCACCTCGAGCTGCCGCAGGACATTGCAGCCGACGACAGCGATGCGCGGCTGATCCCGGAGAGCCATTCGCGGCGACCGGTCGCCGAGGAGAAGGCGATCCGCCGCGCCGCGGATGCCATCGCCGGCGCGAAGCACCCGTTGCTGATGGTCGGCGCCGGCGCCAACCGCAAGACCACCGCGCGCATGCTGCGGCGTTTCATCGACCGGCTCGGCATCCCGTTCTTCAGCACGCAGATGGGCAAGGGCGTCATCGACGAGACCCACCCGTTGTGGCTGGGCACCGCCGCGCTGTCGGACGGCGACTTCGTGCACCGCGCCATCGATGCCTCCGACTGCATCATCAACATCGGCCACGACGTCATCGAGAAGCCGCCGTTCTTCATGCGCGAAGGCCGGCGCACCGTCATCCATGTCAACCACTCCGGCGCAGTGGTGGACCCGGTCTACTTCCCGCAGGTGGAGGTTGTCGGCGACATCGCCAACAGCGTGTGGCAGCTGGCCGAGGCGATCGAACCGCAGCCGCACTGGGACTTCGGCTTCTTCGACCGCGTGCGCGAGGCGCTGCACGCACAGCTGCGCGATCGTGCCGACGACGACCGCTTCCCCATGGCCAGCCAGCGGCTGGTGGCCGAGGTGGCCGCGGCGATGGGGCCCGAGGACATCACCTGCCTCGACAACGGCCTCTACAAGCTGTGGTTCGCCCGGAACTTCCGCTGCCGCACGCCGAATACGCTGCTGCTCGACAACGCGCTTGCTTCGATGGGCGCCGGGCTGCCGAGTGCGATTGCCGCAAGGATGGTGCATCCGCAACGGCGCGTGCTGGCGGTGGCCGGCGACGGCGGCTTCATGATGAACTCGCAGGAACTCGAGACCGCGGTGCGGCTCGGCGTGGACCTCACCGTGCTGGTCCTGCGCGACGACGCCTACGGCATGATCCGCTGGAAGCAGGCGCACGAGAAATACCCCGAATACGGCATGGCGCTGGGTAATCCGGATTTCGTGAAGTACGCGGAATCCTATGGTGCCCGTGGTCACCGGCCGGCGTCGGCCGCGGAGTTCGCGCCGATGCTCCGGCAGGCGCTCGATACGCCGGGTGTGGACGTGATCGAGGTCGCCATCGACTACACCGACGACGACCGCATCCTCAACGAGGACATCCCGCGTGAGAGCGCGGCGGTCGCCTGACCGCCACCGATACGGAGGACACCGCATGGCCAGCCCCAGGAAAACCGCCTCGCGTCGCATCACGCGCAGCCTCGCCCGCAGCTACCCGTACTGGCTCGCCGGCGAGGCGGTCACGGCCAATACCGATCTCGAGGTGCGCGACAAGTACAGCGGCAGGGTGGCCACCCGCGTGGCGTTCGCCGATGCCGACGCCGTGGACCGTGCGATCGAAGCTGCATCCAACGCGCGCGGCGCGATGGCCGCCTTCGCGCCCGACCAGCGCCGCGACGTGCTCGAGCACTGCATGCGCCGTTTCGAGGAACGCTTCGAGGAACTCGCGCTCGCGCTGTGCATCGAGGCCGGCAAGCCGATCGGCGATGCCCGTGGCGAAGTGACGCGGCTGATCGACACGTTCCGCATCGCCGCCGGCGAAGCCACCCGCGTGGAAGGCGAGACGGTGGAGCTGCAGATCTCCGAACGCACCCGTGGCGCCCGCGGCATGGTGCGGCGCGTGCCGATCGGGGTGTGCAGCTTCATCACCCCGTTCAACTTCCCGCTCAACCTGGTCGCGCACAAGGTGGCGCCCGCGATCGCCGCCGGCTGCCCCTTCGTGCTCAAGCCCGCGGCGAAGACCCCGGTGGGTGCGCTGATCATTGGCGAGATCCTTGCCGAGACCGATCTGCCCAGGGGGGCGTTCTCGATCCTGCCGTGCAGCAATGACGATGCCGCCGCGTTGACCGGGGACGAGCGCATCGCCCTGCTGAGCTTCACCGGCGGAATGATCGGCTGGGACCTCAAGGCACGTGCCGGGCGCAAGAAGGTCACCCTCGAACTCGGCGGCAACGCCGCGTGCATCGTCGATGCCGACCCCGGGGCCAGCCTCGACCATGTCGTCGACCGCCTGGTCTTCGGCGCGTACTACCAGTCCGGCCAGAGCTGCATCAGCGTGCAGCACATCCTCGTCCATCGCGATCTCTACCAGCCGCTCAAACGCAGGCTCAAAGCGCGGGTGGCGAAGCTGGTGATGGGCGACCCGCGCGACGAGGACACCTTCATCGGACCGGTCATCGACGAGGACGCCGCCAGGCGCATCGAGTCGTGGATCGACGATGCACGAAAGGCCGGCGCGAAACGGGTGGCCGGCAGCGCGCGCACCGGCACGATGGTGCCTGCCACGCTGATGGAGGACGTGCCGCGCGACTGCGACCTCTACCGCCAGGAGGTCTTCGGCCCGGTGGCCTGCCTGCAGGCCTTCGATGACTTCGACGAGGCGCTGGAAACCGTCAACGCCGGCGAATTCGGGCTGCAGACCGGCGTCTTCACCGCCCGCCTCGACCACGCCATGCGGGCCTGGGACCGGCTCGAGGTCGGCGGTGTCATCGTCGGCGACGTGCCGAGCTTCCGCGTCGACAACATGCCCTACGGCGGGGTCAAGGGCTCCGGCCTCGGCCGCGAAGGCGTGCGCTATGCGATCGAGGACATGACCGAACCGCGCCTGCTGGTGATCAGGGACACACCCTGACGACAGCGAGGGGGCTACGTGCCGCGCACCGGCCGGCGTGCGAACGTGTGCCAAATGCCGCGCGGCGTGCGACCGCGCATTGCACGTCGCGCATGCGCTAGGCTTGCCCGGCTGCACGGATGCGGTTGGTAGAGGGCGGCGTCGACGTCCGGACATCGTAGTCACGTCGACCCCGTTGGCCATCGCAGGACGTTGGCAGCTGCCACCGACTGGAGAGTGCCGATGCGCGTGCCTGCCCTGCTTGTCTGTTGCCTTGCCCTTGCCGCCTGCCAGGGGCCACAGCGTGCCGAGACGCGCGCCGTCGCGGAGGCATCTTCGCGGGACGACCGGCGCGAGGCCGAGCCACCGGTGGTGTTCGACAGCCCCTCCGCGATCAACATCCATGCACCGCCGCCGTCGCCCCCTGCGCCGCCCGCGCCCGTCGCCGACGGTTTCTTCCCGATGGCAGGCAGCGAGCGCTACGCACCGCGAACGGACAACCCGGTGCAGCGCACGGCCGAGGCGCCGGTCTCGACGTTCTCGGTCGATGTCGACACCGGCAGTTACAGCAACGTGCGGCGGATGCTGCGCCAGGGCGTGCGGCCGCCCGCGGATGCCGTGCGCGCCGAGGAGTTCATCAACTACTTCCGCTACGACCAC from Luteimonas sp. YGD11-2 includes the following:
- a CDS encoding phosphatase PAP2 family protein, coding for MLRRHGFALALLFAGVLLPMWVFAELADEVHEAEAIPFDEPLLLFAQAMARDGFDRLFLFFSAIGHSWGVVPADVVVVLVLLWRRRFRAAVFAAVALGGAGLLNVATKLTFARERPTLWESIAPETTYSFPSGHAMGSMSLALVLVLLCWPTRWRWPVLAAMAVFVPMVGLSRVYLGVHYPSDIIAGWMAASIWVVASWLLLMRGGAAAR
- the ispG gene encoding flavodoxin-dependent (E)-4-hydroxy-3-methylbut-2-enyl-diphosphate synthase, with protein sequence MSAQPQPLPSLPVTDRFGPAPRRVTRQVRIGQVAVGGDAPVVVQSMTNTDTADIAGTAKQIAELWRAGSELVRITVNNPESAAAVPRIVERLAMQGVEVPIIGDFHYNGHQLLEREPACAEALAKYRINPGNVGFGKKKDLQFAQLIELAARHGKAVRIGANWGSLDQVLAAQLMDENARRAQPWDAGRVLREALIRSALDSAERAVELGLPRERIVLSAKVSGVQELIAVYRDLATRSDFALHLGLTEAGIGSKGIVGSSAALAVLLQEGIGDTIRISLTPEPGASRTQEVVVAQELLQTMGLRAFTPMVTACPGCGRTTSEFFQELAQVVQEHVRGKMPEWKITHPGAETMTLAVMGCVVNGPGESRHANIGISLPGTGEAPSAPVFVDGEKAVTLRGDNIAREFIGLIDEYVDRRYGRHPAIA
- a CDS encoding copper chaperone PCu(A)C, with translation MNIRNALLPALAALSLAACNQAAPPATVDAPPPGIGTAADEALAADAAQAGIAIQAPWIRLPPPPAAVAAGYLGIRNGGPEADRLLAVETDAATRVEIHEMREEDGMMRMRQLEAGLELPPGAHVELRPGGYHLMLMEPQAELAIGSRVPAALVFERAGRVPVEFEVRSATGHGAHGGGHGNDSH
- the xseA gene encoding exodeoxyribonuclease VII large subunit; its protein translation is MHTPPVADVLTPSQLNTLARSLLEDTFPAVLVEGELGNVSRPASGHLYFTLKDARAQVRCAMFKPKSQWLRFQPREGMQVLARGRLTLYEARGDYQLILDSLEEAGEGALRRAFDELKAKLQAEGLFDAARKRPLPAWIGRLGVITSPGGAAVRDVLSVLGRRFPLLEVEILPVLVQGSGAAPQIVEMLQRAGASGRYDALLLTRGGGSLEDLWAFNEEPVVRAVAASPVPVVAAIGHETDSSLAEFAADLRAPTPSAAAELLVPDRIDLEARLRVLQRRHAGMIEHRLRQAAQRADRAFLRLHALRPQARIQALAARRDEALRRLHTAWAICLERRQARVRHAQADLRRHHPQQRLAALQARLAATRPRLQAALPRRLRHDRARLQALVRALSAVSPLATVARGYAILQHDNGRVVRGVDDARPGDALRARVADGELRVRVEPDANAD
- a CDS encoding acetolactate synthase large subunit; the protein is MTKASDLFVAALESHGVEYVFGIPGEENLDLLESLRKSGIRLVLTRHEQAAGFMAATIGRLTGRAGACLATLGPGATNLVTAAAYAQLGAMPMFMVTGQKPIRSSKQGHFQIVDVVDMMRPLTKYTRQIVSADSIPAQVREALRCAEQERPGAVHLELPQDIAADDSDARLIPESHSRRPVAEEKAIRRAADAIAGAKHPLLMVGAGANRKTTARMLRRFIDRLGIPFFSTQMGKGVIDETHPLWLGTAALSDGDFVHRAIDASDCIINIGHDVIEKPPFFMREGRRTVIHVNHSGAVVDPVYFPQVEVVGDIANSVWQLAEAIEPQPHWDFGFFDRVREALHAQLRDRADDDRFPMASQRLVAEVAAAMGPEDITCLDNGLYKLWFARNFRCRTPNTLLLDNALASMGAGLPSAIAARMVHPQRRVLAVAGDGGFMMNSQELETAVRLGVDLTVLVLRDDAYGMIRWKQAHEKYPEYGMALGNPDFVKYAESYGARGHRPASAAEFAPMLRQALDTPGVDVIEVAIDYTDDDRILNEDIPRESAAVA
- a CDS encoding aldehyde dehydrogenase family protein produces the protein MASPRKTASRRITRSLARSYPYWLAGEAVTANTDLEVRDKYSGRVATRVAFADADAVDRAIEAASNARGAMAAFAPDQRRDVLEHCMRRFEERFEELALALCIEAGKPIGDARGEVTRLIDTFRIAAGEATRVEGETVELQISERTRGARGMVRRVPIGVCSFITPFNFPLNLVAHKVAPAIAAGCPFVLKPAAKTPVGALIIGEILAETDLPRGAFSILPCSNDDAAALTGDERIALLSFTGGMIGWDLKARAGRKKVTLELGGNAACIVDADPGASLDHVVDRLVFGAYYQSGQSCISVQHILVHRDLYQPLKRRLKARVAKLVMGDPRDEDTFIGPVIDEDAARRIESWIDDARKAGAKRVAGSARTGTMVPATLMEDVPRDCDLYRQEVFGPVACLQAFDDFDEALETVNAGEFGLQTGVFTARLDHAMRAWDRLEVGGVIVGDVPSFRVDNMPYGGVKGSGLGREGVRYAIEDMTEPRLLVIRDTP